ACCCATTCGCCGATCTCGGTGATCAGCCCGTTCTCCTCGGCGAGCGGAATGAACTGATCGGGCGGCACGAAGCCGCGCGTGGGATGGTTCCAGCGCACCAGCGCCTCGAAGCCGATAATCTCGCCATCCATCCGCGCCTGTGGCTGGAAATAGACCAGGAGCTCGTTCTGCTCGAGCGCTTGGCGCAGATCATGCTGCAACAGCCTGCGATCGCGCAGCTCCCGGTCCATCTCGGTTTCGAAGAAGCAAACCCTGCCCCGCCCCTCGCGCTTGGCGCGATAGAGCGCGGAATCGGCGTTCGCAAGCAATGTCGCTGTGTCGACGCCATCGTTCGGATAGACCGCGATGCCGACACTGAGGCCGACATGGGAGAGGTAATCGTCGACCTCGAGCTCCTTGCCGATCGCCTCGACCAGGCGTTCGGCCAGCGACAGCACATCTTCGCGCCTGATGTCGTCGGGCATCAGGATCATGAACTCGTCGCCGCCGATGCGGGCGACGAAGGCGCCGTCGGCCTCGGAAACGAGGCGCTCGGCGGCGGCGCGCATCATCATGTCGCCGACGGGATGGCCGAACACGTCGTTGACATCCTTGAAGCGGTCGAGATCCAGGCTCAGCACCGCGAAACTGGTTGACGCCTCCTGCGCCTGCTCCAGCCGCTCGGCCAACGCTTCGCTGAAAGCGCTGCGGTTTGGCAGGTCCGTGAGCGCATCGTGATGCGCCAGATGGCTGATCCGCGCCTCGTTGGTGATCCGCTCGGTGACGTCCTCGATCACGCCGACCAGATATTGCGGCGCGCCGTTACTGTCCCGGACCAGCAGCTTGCGCGAATTGACCACGCGATCGCGGCCGTTGACGCCGACCTTGAGCCGATGCCCTTCCAGGACCATCGGTGAGCCGGTCTCGACGACGCGGCGGTCCTGCTCGTCGACGAAGCGGGCGACATCGTCGGGAAAGAGCTGTTCGGGCGTCTTGCCCAGCATCTCGTCCCGGGGCATGCCGTAATACTCCTCGCCGGCACGGTTGAGCAGGATGTAGCGGGAATCCCGCGCATCCTTGGCGAACACGGCGATCGGGATGTTCTCGATGATGCTGTCGAGAAACTCGCGCGCGCGCAACAGGTCCTGCTCGGCGCGCTTATGCGTCTGCTCGAGTTCCTCGATCATCAGCGTGATGGCACGGTCGGTACGGCGGCGATCCCGGTCGCTCTCCTCGTAAGCCGCGCCGACAAGCTCTCCGAGCCTGGTCATATCGACCCGCCCGGACTCGTCCGTCGATTGCCTGATCTGCCTGGCCAACAGGCGATGCATGGTCACGCGGCTGCCTCCGCAATGACGGTCACGGTCATGGTCTGGTTATGCAGCTCGCAGCGACCGGAAGCCGCGGGAGGTGCGATCTCGCCGTAGGAGTAGAAGCCGATGCGGGTGACATCGTCGCCGAGCTCGGCGGCAACCGCGTCGAGCTCATCCTGCGTACGCTGGCCCATCACCTTGCGACGACCGGTACAGCTTACCAGGATCGCCAGCTTGTCGCCCGCGACCTCATCCGCAAGCGCTTCCCGCGCCTGCCGGCCCGCCTCGCCCGCACCCGCGGCGAGGCTGTCGAAATTCGCCCGCATCAATTGCGCGGTGCAGCCCTCGGGAATGTCGGCGGCAAACGTCAGCGTGCGCGCGTCGCGATCCACCGCAAATACCGAGCGCACAATCTGTCGCTCCGGCGCGGCCTCGTCATGAATCCGCAAGGGAAACGCCAGGCCAGAACCCGGCATCGCCGCGGCCTCCTCCTCGCCGAGATAGCGGGTGTAGAGATCGAGCGGCGGCTCACCGTCGAGTTCCACGACGACAGCGCCGTTCGACTTCGTCACCTTACGCCGTGGGCCGAACACGTCCCAGCCACCGGCACAGCCATGCGCGAAACGGAAGGACGCGCCATAGAAGCCGATCGCCGCAATGCGGTTCGGCTGCGGTTCGCCGTCGCCTCCGACCAATGTCCGCTCGAGCCTTGCTCCGTCGCCCGCGAGTCCGCCGGTCACCGGCACTTCGGGCCCCAATACCTCGGCGATCCCGGCAATCAGTTCGTTGCCGTTCACGTTCAATCCATCGGAGAGGACGAACACGCCGGCGAGGTCCGGCCCCGCCAATTGACGGGCGAGACGCATGCCGCAAATCCGCGATGTCCCGCGGGATTCGATCGTCTCGTTCACCACCCGCACGCGCGTCCGTGCGAAATGCAGGGCGACGGCGACGATCACGTCGTCGGCAATGTCGTCGCCATGAATCTGGCCACCGGTGCTGCAACCGACGATGTGGCTGTCGGGATAGAAGCCGCGCAGCTCGCGATAACGCTCGCCGCTCGCCAATCCCTCACGACTGCCGAAATAAAGGACGAGCTGAGGAGACTCGCACAGGGCATTCGCTCCGCGCCAGCCATGGGCAGCATTCCAGTGGCGATATTGAATCTGCATCCCGCGCTCTCTGCGATCCTTGAACCACAGATTGCGTCGCAGTGCATTGCATCGCTGTTAATCCGGCGCCTGCTTCACCACCGTTGGTTACCCCGGCATGAAAGCCGTTGCGGAGTCGCGATCGTTTCTCCGTAGGACCCCGGGGAACGATCGCGTGCGCGAAGGTCGCCTTCCGTAATCTAACGGACGAGCACGCGTTCTCCGACACCTACCAGCTGCGTGGAACCATCCTGCAATTCCGGAACCCGGCCGCCCTCCGCAGCAGTCCTGATGGCTGCGATATTGGCGGCATAGTCCACACTGCTCTTGCCGCGGAACACCGCGGAACCGGCGACAAGCGTGTCGGCACCGGCGGCGGCAACCGCGCCGGCATTGTCGCGCGTGACGCCGCCATCGACCTCGAGCCGGATCGGCCGATCGCCGATCATGCTTCTGATGCGCGCGATCTTCTCGAGCTGCGAGTCGAGGAATGACTGGCCGCCGAAGCCAGGATTGACCGTCATCACCAGCACGAGGTCGAGACGGTCGAGCACATATTCGATCGCGCTCTCGGGCGTCGACGGACACAGGCTGACGCCGGCCTTCTTGCCCAGCCCGCGGATCGCCTGGAGCGAACGGTCGAGATGCGGGCCTGCCTCGGCATGCACGGTGATGACGTCTGCGCCGGCCTTCGCGAACGCCTCCAGATAGGGATCAACGGGCGCGATCATCAGATGCACGTCGAAGATCTTCTTCGTCACCGGCCGGATCGCCTTGATGACATCGGCGCCAAAACTGATGTTCGGCACGAAGTGGCCGTCCATGACATCGCAATGGATCCAGTCGGCACCGGCCAAATCGATGCTTGCGATCTCCTCGCCGAGACGCGCGAAGTCCGCCGCCAGGATCGAGGGGGCGATGACGATCTCCCGGGTCATGGCTTTGCGCTCCTTGCATCGGCCCCGCCCGAGAACACGCGGCTCGCCAGCACGTCCAGGGGATCGATGGTTTCGAGATCGGCGACGTCGAGCATGCGGTCGAGATCCGACACCAGGCGGTCGGCCTGCCGCAGGCGGATACGATCGACGGCGTTGCGGATCGAGCGGGCGTTGGAAAAGAACGGCTGGGTCCGGCGCAACGCAATGTACTGCTCGAAGGCCTGGCGCGCTGCCGCCGAGAAACGATAGCCGCGCTCCCTCAACATCAGTTCGGCAATGACCAGCAGTTCGGCTTCCGCATAGTCGGGAAATTCGATGTGATGGGCAATGCGCGAGCGGAAGCCGGGATTCGACGCGAAGAAGCTCGTCATGCGCTCGCCGTAGCCGGCGAGGATCACGACGAGGTCCTCACGCTGGTTCTCCATCACCTGAAGCAGGATCTCGATTGCCTCCTGGCCGTAGTCGCGCTCATTGTCCGGGCGATGCAGGTAGTAGGCCTCGTCGATGAACAGCACGCCGCCCATCGCTTTCTTCAGTATCTCTTTCGTCTTCGGCGCGGTGTGGCCGATATATTGCCCGACCAGGTCGTCGCGCGTCACCGAGATCACCTGTCCACGCCGAACGAAACCGAGCCCGTGCAGGATCTTTGCCATGCGCAGCGCCACCGTGGTCTTGCCGGTCCCGGGATTGCCGGTGAACGACATGTGCAGCGTCGGCGGCGCTGCTGCGAGGCCAGCACGCTGGCGGATGCGCTCGATCAGCAAGAGCGAAGCGATCTGGCGCACGCGGCTCTTGACCGGCTTCAGTCCGATCAGCTCCTGCTCGAGCTGTTGCAACGTGTCGGTGATCCCGGCTGCCTCGGCCTCCTTGCGGAGATCGAATGTGGTCTCGTTCGGCTCGGTGGTCGTTGCCTTGGGCATGTCAAGCATCGGCGCCTCGAAGAAAGAAGCTTCGCCGCGGGGCGGCGGCGAAGCAGTGATCCGCCAAGGAAACGGAGCAGGGAGGCTCCGCGCGGAGAGGATAATCAGGTCGAGGCGTGCGCGGCCGGCTTGCGCACGGTGGTGTAGCGGATCGCGCGTCCCCCCACCTCCTGCCGCACCAGTTCGAATTCGGCCTCTTGCTTGGGCCGGTTGACGATGAACGAGATCCGGACCGACTCCCAACCGTGGCTGGAGTCGAAGCCGCTGATGCGGATGTAGCGGTCGCCATACACCCTGCGGCATTCGGCAAGCTCCATCATCACGCCGGCAGCGTCCTGGAGATCGAACATCGGCAGGCCCCACATCTCCCAATAGGTGCTGCGGGGATGCGGATCGTCGGTGAACTCGATGTTCACCGCCCAGCCGTTGGCGAGGCAGTATTGCACCTGCTTGGTGATCTGGTCGTCGGTCAGATCAGGCAGGAACGAGAAGCAACCTTGGGTCAGTTTCATCGTCAAAACTCCTCAGACTGTTTCCAGCGCCGTCGGCACGAAGTCCGGCGTATCCGTGGATTGATAGTTGAAAGTGACGTCCTTCCAGACTTCGAGCGCCGACTTCAGCGGCGTGCAGGTCTGTGCCGCCCTGG
The genomic region above belongs to Bradyrhizobium sp. CCBAU 53338 and contains:
- a CDS encoding bifunctional diguanylate cyclase/phosphodiesterase, which codes for MHRLLARQIRQSTDESGRVDMTRLGELVGAAYEESDRDRRRTDRAITLMIEELEQTHKRAEQDLLRAREFLDSIIENIPIAVFAKDARDSRYILLNRAGEEYYGMPRDEMLGKTPEQLFPDDVARFVDEQDRRVVETGSPMVLEGHRLKVGVNGRDRVVNSRKLLVRDSNGAPQYLVGVIEDVTERITNEARISHLAHHDALTDLPNRSAFSEALAERLEQAQEASTSFAVLSLDLDRFKDVNDVFGHPVGDMMMRAAAERLVSEADGAFVARIGGDEFMILMPDDIRREDVLSLAERLVEAIGKELEVDDYLSHVGLSVGIAVYPNDGVDTATLLANADSALYRAKREGRGRVCFFETEMDRELRDRRLLQHDLRQALEQNELLVYFQPQARMDGEIIGFEALVRWNHPTRGFVPPDQFIPLAEENGLITEIGEWVLRQACREAASWPRPLQVAVNLSPVQFQAGDLERSIHQILLETGLAPTRLAVEITEGVLIGDFTRALNLLRRLKALGIRIAMDDFGTGYSSLSYLQSFPFDKIKIDRSFILNLEATPQSAEIVRAVLSLAHALHIPVVAEGVETEAQRAFLEGEACEEMQGYLIGRPGPIKQYFDLIGIKVERRLYA
- the cbbX gene encoding CbbX protein yields the protein MLDMPKATTTEPNETTFDLRKEAEAAGITDTLQQLEQELIGLKPVKSRVRQIASLLLIERIRQRAGLAAAPPTLHMSFTGNPGTGKTTVALRMAKILHGLGFVRRGQVISVTRDDLVGQYIGHTAPKTKEILKKAMGGVLFIDEAYYLHRPDNERDYGQEAIEILLQVMENQREDLVVILAGYGERMTSFFASNPGFRSRIAHHIEFPDYAEAELLVIAELMLRERGYRFSAAARQAFEQYIALRRTQPFFSNARSIRNAVDRIRLRQADRLVSDLDRMLDVADLETIDPLDVLASRVFSGGADARSAKP
- a CDS encoding ribulose bisphosphate carboxylase small subunit, which encodes MKLTQGCFSFLPDLTDDQITKQVQYCLANGWAVNIEFTDDPHPRSTYWEMWGLPMFDLQDAAGVMMELAECRRVYGDRYIRISGFDSSHGWESVRISFIVNRPKQEAEFELVRQEVGGRAIRYTTVRKPAAHAST
- a CDS encoding FIST signal transduction protein; translated protein: MQIQYRHWNAAHGWRGANALCESPQLVLYFGSREGLASGERYRELRGFYPDSHIVGCSTGGQIHGDDIADDVIVAVALHFARTRVRVVNETIESRGTSRICGMRLARQLAGPDLAGVFVLSDGLNVNGNELIAGIAEVLGPEVPVTGGLAGDGARLERTLVGGDGEPQPNRIAAIGFYGASFRFAHGCAGGWDVFGPRRKVTKSNGAVVVELDGEPPLDLYTRYLGEEEAAAMPGSGLAFPLRIHDEAAPERQIVRSVFAVDRDARTLTFAADIPEGCTAQLMRANFDSLAAGAGEAGRQAREALADEVAGDKLAILVSCTGRRKVMGQRTQDELDAVAAELGDDVTRIGFYSYGEIAPPAASGRCELHNQTMTVTVIAEAAA
- the rpe gene encoding ribulose-phosphate 3-epimerase, which codes for MTREIVIAPSILAADFARLGEEIASIDLAGADWIHCDVMDGHFVPNISFGADVIKAIRPVTKKIFDVHLMIAPVDPYLEAFAKAGADVITVHAEAGPHLDRSLQAIRGLGKKAGVSLCPSTPESAIEYVLDRLDLVLVMTVNPGFGGQSFLDSQLEKIARIRSMIGDRPIRLEVDGGVTRDNAGAVAAAGADTLVAGSAVFRGKSSVDYAANIAAIRTAAEGGRVPELQDGSTQLVGVGERVLVR